The region TCTGAAACCAGCTacgaagcataaaaataaatccgtTAATCTCCACATCACAATCGATGCTATTAATTGTCATAAAGAGAGTACCGCCAGACAAGCTAGTGcacagagcaaaaaaaaatccattatGCTGGCTGACGTATTATCGCGACACTGAACCGTATCATCGCGAACCGGTTCGCGGGAACaaagaacacaaaaacagTTGTCCGCTAGTGTGTTCCCTGCCACCCTGCCCGACCTAACGCAATTTCTGTCTCTGGGAGATCATACGATCGTGACGGCCGGTTGGTTAGAAAGAAAATTGCATGCCGTGGCCGTAAAACCGGTTTCTCGGTGGCCCGCTTTGCTTTTTGTCCTCTCTGCGCGCTCAGTGTTTATTATCTCTTCCCCTTTGGCTTCTTTCGCCGATCGACAAACAAGTGGAACACGCGAATTACATCATTCGCTTAAAATTCCGTGTTCTAAGCGAACGGTCGATCAATCAGCTCATCAGGCCCGCCGCGCTCAGTGGTTTACACATGACGAAATATTCATAATTCACTCGCAACTCGTAGCTCCACTGGCTACGCCAAAAACACGTGTGATCGACGATCGCGCATTGGCATACGCGTGGCAAGAAGGACGGCACACGATACGGTTTTAGGGCCGCTTAGCTGCCCGGGCAAAGGTTCTTTTGCATGTGGCGGCTTGGCACGCGCGATTTGGTGAACTTGACCGTGTTCGTCATGTTGGTACCATCGGCGTCACCGGGTGGGAGGGGGTGCCGTGGTGGAGCGCTGTAAACCTCCAACTCATGCGCTAGAGAGTCTTTTTGTGCGGTGATAGTATCCGGCCACCACTATTATTTAGTGCGTCGCTTCATTACGTAAACACGAACGGACGTCCGGCGTTATCTTTCGCCCGCTTAGTGTCCACCTTGGGGCTGGAAATCGCAGAATAAACCAAGATGAAAAGATTTACTTACGGTGGACACTGCGGCAGTAGCCAAACAGCTGACTCCGGTTTCGCAGGAGGGCGCTCATCGTGTATCTggaggtgtggtgtggccgtcCGTGTTGACACTGAGATGATTTTGTACTTTGTTTCGCGGACGGGGGCGGGGAATTTTAAAAGGATTCGACAGGGATTATTCACTGGGATCCGGGAATCTTTCGAAGCAGGGCCGTCTGATGCAAAAGCGGGAGGGCCACACGTCGGATAATTTTGCACACTAAACAACGGAACGCAGTACGGTCGATAACCGGAAGGCGCTTCGAGTGGCCACGGATTTATTCACTGATGAGGAGGCTGGCGATGACGAGGGAAATAATTTCACAGATTTTcttggatggaaaatttccATCTCCAAACATCCGATCCGAGAGTTCGACGAAATATGAGCCTACTCGTTTGACAGTTCGGCGGCCGCTTTGTCCGAGACGTATAACAATTCTTAGTTTGCCTTTACTCGACCGCTATATGACCAGTGCAGGGTTCGAGGATTTGCCAACGTTTTTGTCCTGTTCCggccaaaacaaaccgcgaGAAACAgggtttttgatttaatttagtGGCCACACATTCCAGTACACATCACTGCCCCACGGTTTGCCTTGGAAGATGGACAACCCACTATTTGGAACTGCTCATATGCTGGACGAAGTGGACAGTAAGTGAAAACCGGTGTCAGCTCACCGGTCAACCACCGGACGGTCTTATCCTTATTTTGTGTTCCCTCATCCGCAGAGAAACTCATGGTACTGCTGCACGATGGTCGCACCCTGATCGGATACTTGCGCAGCGTCGATCAGTTCGCTAACCTGGTGCTTCACCGGACGATCGAGCGGATACACGTCGGCAACGAGTACGGGGACATCCAGCGCGGTGTGTTTATCATACGGGGCGAGAACGTGGTGCTGCTTGGGGAAATTGTAAGTTAGGACTAGTGCTGGCTTCAACGAACGAGCAACCTTACACCCTCTTCCCTTGTAGGATcgagaaaaggaaagcaacCTGCCACTCCGAGAGATATCCGTGGACGACATCCTGGATGCGCAGCGCCGCGAACAGGAAGCGCGCCAAGAGAAGCACCGTCTCGTGGCGAAGGCACTGAAGGAGCGGGGATTGAACATGAACTCCGAGATGGCACAGGACGAGTTTTAAAATGGGGAGACATTCTTAAGTGCAGTGTATCGATCAGTTCAATGTAAATCAttatcacttttttttaaatatcatCCCAAATGGACAGCGCAAGTCGCCATACCACGCATACGGGAGTTTGTGTTTATTCGTTACGAATGGGTAACGTAATCGGTCCGTCCTTCGCTTCGGTTACTTCTACACTATATGGGCCTATAGATGGATGGAAGCATCCAAATGCGGTGgtgccaccctttttttttgcaaggaTCCATAATCGAATCGTGTGATAGATGCGCTAATGCGTCGTCATTCTGCTGTACAGGATCAGTAAAATAATACTTAAGCTAAATCGCGGCCACAGAGTGATTCTGTGGTCGATTAAGTGTTGGTCCTGGCACAGGTTCGAGTCTGGTCTGTTTTGGAGAGAAGCACGATTTTTGATTGTAATTTACGACACCCGATCGTTAGAGATCTGTTTCATCCAGTTCGCCGATGGGCTTCGAGTTTACCACCGCTGGTGCCGGCTGCACCGTCCGTTGTCCTTCTTCCTCCGTTTCTACCGGTGGCACATTCCCATCCAGCACGTGCAGTAAGCTTTCGCTCATTTTCGACTCACTTCGCTCCAGGATTTCGCTGGAGGACTCGAAGTCATCCGACTGGCTGGCAAACGATAGATCGGTCGGACTCTCAGGCATCACACTGCGACTCAGCAGATAGTCCCTGTGGGCAAAAGATGATAAAGTGATCCGATCCTCGCTAGAATGAAGGAAGGGTGATACTAACCGGAAGCTGCTGGTCAGCGTAGCACCTTGCATTGGCTGTTGATTCGCAACGATTGGCAATGGTGGCAGTCCCACCTCGTCCGCTATCGGTGGCAATCCGGTATCGTTGATCAGCTTGATGATGTTTTGATCCAGCTGTGTCGGAGGACGTGGACCGGCCGGCAGTAACAGGCTCGCCGGTTCTATCATCGGTTCCGGATCCGattcttcgtcctcttcgcGCAAGCTGGAGAAACTGGCGCACGTCGTGGAGGACAACTGGTGCTGTTGATCGTTACCGTGGAGGGCAGCCAGCATCATGACCGGTTTACGCGATCGTGGTGTCATTATCGATTCCTGGCATGCGTAAACATCGTTAATGGAAATAATGGACGTTAGTTTGGGCAGTCTTTCAAGCATCGATTCCACTTCCTTCGCTACCTTTCGTCCTTGCAAGGGACTACAATCataattacattttttcaaatagttcAAAGacctttttttatgattttttgagCTAAAGTTTCATGGTTCAGTATCTGAAAATGCATTAGTTCATTTGTCCCAAatcaaccatcaccattgtTCAGACACAGATAAGCAGCAAAGCAATAGATTGGCGCAGCCAGCCAAGCGCAAGGCATAGCGATACGTTATGTACATTAGTTTTGTAGCCAGAGAATAGGTTTATGAATTTTAGGAGATTGGATTACAAAAGCAGAACAAAGACATGAAATAAGGCAACTGACGAAGATCAGTCGGGTCACACAAACCTGCATCGATTTGGGCATCCTTTGGGTACTCTTCGTGATCGGTGACATGGAATTCCGCCCGTTTGCTAACGCAACACTGGGACCGGGCGTGCTCGTCAAATAGCACCCAGGCCATCCTGCCTGCGTGGTGCTCCCCTGCTGTTGGAGGGGCAGGTGGTTCTCTCCCAAGTTGACCTTACTCAACGTGCTCATCCAGTCACGATCGCTgaacataccaccaccaccagcactcgaTCCAATCGATGTGCTGCTCGCTCGGGGTCTCTCGCCCTTCGCGTCACCATTCTTTTTGCTCGACTTACTATCGCTCCCGAACGGGAATCGCAAATTTCCCATCGAAACGCCCTTGATGAGCttgtttttgaagaaatttatgtttctccGTTGCTTCGTCGAACTGCCGCCGGGCGTTATGGCGACTGGAGAGGAACGATCGATCTTGCCGGAACGTGAATCCCTCCCAAGGACACCACCATCTTGCGAGTCGAGTTCTGCCTCCACCAGCACGGAGGATAAACCTCCCGAAGGCTGCTTTCCGAAGTGACCACGGTTCCATACGATGGCACTGAGATTCGGTTCCGAGCGATACCGGGAACGACTTTCACCGAGCGAGGAACCATACCGTTCATCCTCCGTATCACTGTGCATCCGGCCCGGTAGCAACTCATCAGACGAGAAGTCTTCTTCATCCGCAAACGCATGATCCTCGGCAGGATCATCGAGTgaatcttcttctccatcatcatcatcctcatcatcagcacgatcGCTACCGATATCGTCATCTTCTTGCTCGACGAAATCTTCATCGTCTTCTGGTGCTGCCAGCACTTCATGGCCACATTCTTCCGCATCATTCGCCGTTGCAAAGCGCACCACGGTAGACCGAGGACGATCGCTTCCGGTGTGATCTTCAACGCGTGAACGCTTTCGTTCCTGCTCGCTCTCATCTGCCGTTGTCGGTGCCGTGGACGTCATAGTCGCCGTTCCTTCCGAGGATTGTCGTTTGAGATCTTtctttggctggctgggctcCGTGGCGGTGCCGTTAGAAGCCGTGCGTGACGATGATGGGACCGAGCTAACCCGCAGAGACTGTTGCTTTGCACTGGGAGTTGATATCgtagaagaggaggaggacgaggaacgACTGGACGAATTCCGGCGTAGTGCCGGTGAGTTTGTGCTGCACGGTGACGAGATGACCGAAGCGGGACTCTGAAAGAGGACACGCTGCTTTGCGACATGATAGCTGCTTCCGTTAGGAGTCTGTTAATTCAGAAAATTAGCGAAATGAATGATGATCTTGGGTTAGGCGAATGACTTAGAGGATGGAAGGTGGTTAGAGCGATGAAACGGACAATAGATGCACACAGGCAGacatacgcacacacgaacaaacacacgcggacaTAGAAACGCATGCCTAAACGCCTGAGCATGCCAGGACGATCGTCGACCTACCTGGAAGAGCGTCGGAGTTTGGGTTCCACCGGCAGTAGCACTTCGTTTCGGAGTGCGCGACATGAGCGACTTGTGGAAGATGTGACGCTTGATCGAATCACCAAACGATCGTGGATACTTGGGACCGACGCTACCTCCGCCACCTGCCGATCCACCGGACGATCGTTGTACCGGTGTACCGTACCGGTTCTGGTGGTTGAACTTGCTGAccagttttttcttcttcgacgaTTCGGGCAAACTCTGGATGTGCGCGTACAGTTCAGCCAGTGCCGTATCGGTTGAGTCGATGATGTGCGCCTCGGCCGTCTTCTGGCGATCGACAAAAGTGTACACGGTGTTTGCCACCGAATCGGAGGTCGTCGATTCGTTCAGGATGTGCTCCGGTGACATGGTACGGCGGCGATTCTGCTCCACAAAGTACGCCCGAATGTCCGTCGCCAGTTTGGTCGGGATGTGGAAGAGCCTCGGTCCCGTTTTGATCATAAACTCGACGATCACAAACATTTGGGAGGCCGTTTCGTGCAGCGCGTTAGCGCTCAGTTTCCGAGGACAGATGAGGTGCGGTGTGAAGAGTTTGGCGAGATTCTCGGCCGACATCTTGTTCGTTGCCTCGTGCTGTACCGTTCGGTAAAGCAGATCGATGAGACAGTGCAGTAGGCTGTGGTTCTCCTcgggcaacagcaacagtagcaactgCAACGCGTTCAACAGCCAATCCTCACCGCGACCCGGTTCCTTGTCTTTCGTGGAGAAACTTTCCGCTACCTGGCGGTAGGCCGGATAGTAGAGCTCCGTGAGGAGTGGTTCCGAGAGTTCGGAGAGGAAATTCTTCAACACACTGGCACAGTCGTGCGCCGTATAGTCTCCCTGATCCAGGGGAAGGGTATTTCCC is a window of Anopheles aquasalis chromosome 2, idAnoAquaMG_Q_19, whole genome shotgun sequence DNA encoding:
- the LOC126580741 gene encoding U6 snRNA-associated Sm-like protein LSm1; protein product: MDNPLFGTAHMLDEVDKKLMVLLHDGRTLIGYLRSVDQFANLVLHRTIERIHVGNEYGDIQRGVFIIRGENVVLLGEIDREKESNLPLREISVDDILDAQRREQEARQEKHRLVAKALKERGLNMNSEMAQDEF
- the LOC126580732 gene encoding rho GTPase-activating protein 19 isoform X3 → MMAVQSLATKVRLNQDTAKRLQDEHPEQFVTLVRMHLSFLLDLNTDTENDPVELDKQKIKKWKGFHKKAKGCTSVKATTSPETAKTTLTAPIISNLRQLIAFLEQEHNISQEGIFRKTGSLARQGELKNLLVQGNTLPLDQGDYTAHDCASVLKNFLSELSEPLLTELYYPAYRQVAESFSTKDKEPGRGEDWLLNALQLLLLLLPEENHSLLHCLIDLLYRTVQHEATNKMSAENLAKLFTPHLICPRKLSANALHETASQMFVIVEFMIKTGPRLFHIPTKLATDIRAYFVEQNRRRTMSPEHILNESTTSDSVANTVYTFVDRQKTAEAHIIDSTDTALAELYAHIQSLPESSKKKKLVSKFNHQNRYGTPVQRSSGGSAGGGGSVGPKYPRSFGDSIKRHIFHKSLMSRTPKRSATAGGTQTPTLFQESIMTPRSRKPVMMLAALHGNDQQHQLSSTTCASFSSLREEDEESDPEPMIEPASLLLPAGPRPPTQLDQNIIKLINDTGLPPIADEVGLPPLPIVANQQPMQGATLTSSFRDYLLSRSVMPESPTDLSFASQSDDFESSSEILERSESKMSESLLHVLDGNVPPVETEEEGQRTVQPAPAVVNSKPIGELDETDL
- the LOC126580732 gene encoding uncharacterized protein LOC126580732 isoform X1, which encodes MMAVQSLATKVRLNQDTAKRLQDEHPEQFVTLVRMHLSFLLDLNTDTENDPVELDKQKIKKWKGFHKKAKGCTSVKATTSPETAKTTLTAPIISNLRQLIAFLEQEHNISQEGIFRKTGSLARQGELKNLLVQGNTLPLDQGDYTAHDCASVLKNFLSELSEPLLTELYYPAYRQVAESFSTKDKEPGRGEDWLLNALQLLLLLLPEENHSLLHCLIDLLYRTVQHEATNKMSAENLAKLFTPHLICPRKLSANALHETASQMFVIVEFMIKTGPRLFHIPTKLATDIRAYFVEQNRRRTMSPEHILNESTTSDSVANTVYTFVDRQKTAEAHIIDSTDTALAELYAHIQSLPESSKKKKLVSKFNHQNRYGTPVQRSSGGSAGGGGSVGPKYPRSFGDSIKRHIFHKSLMSRTPKRSATAGGTQTPTLFQTPNGSSYHVAKQRVLFQSPASVISSPCSTNSPALRRNSSSRSSSSSSSTISTPSAKQQSLRVSSVPSSSRTASNGTATEPSQPKKDLKRQSSEGTATMTSTAPTTADESEQERKRSRVEDHTGSDRPRSTVVRFATANDAEECGHEVLAAPEDDEDFVEQEDDDIGSDRADDEDDDDGEEDSLDDPAEDHAFADEEDFSSDELLPGRMHSDTEDERYGSSLGESRSRYRSEPNLSAIVWNRGHFGKQPSGGLSSVLVEAELDSQDGGVLGRDSRSGKIDRSSPVAITPGGSSTKQRRNINFFKNKLIKGVSMGNLRFPFGSDSKSSKKNGDAKGERPRASSTSIGSSAGGGGMFSDRDWMSTLSKVNLGENHLPLQQQGSTTQAGWPGCYLTSTPGPSVALANGRNSMSPITKSTQRMPKSMQESIMTPRSRKPVMMLAALHGNDQQHQLSSTTCASFSSLREEDEESDPEPMIEPASLLLPAGPRPPTQLDQNIIKLINDTGLPPIADEVGLPPLPIVANQQPMQGATLTSSFRDYLLSRSVMPESPTDLSFASQSDDFESSSEILERSESKMSESLLHVLDGNVPPVETEEEGQRTVQPAPAVVNSKPIGELDETDL
- the LOC126580732 gene encoding uncharacterized protein LOC126580732 isoform X2, with protein sequence MMAVQSLATKVRLNQDTAKRLQDEHPEQFVTLVRMHLSFLLDLNTDTENDPVELDKQKIKKWKGFHKKAKGCTSVKATTSPETAKTTLTAPIISNLRQLIAFLEQEHNISQEGIFRKTGSLARQGELKNLLVQGNTLPLDQGDYTAHDCASVLKNFLSELSEPLLTELYYPAYRQVAESFSTKDKEPGRGEDWLLNALQLLLLLLPEENHSLLHCLIDLLYRTVQHEATNKMSAENLAKLFTPHLICPRKLSANALHETASQMFVIVEFMIKTGPRLFHIPTKLATDIRAYFVEQNRRRTMSPEHILNESTTSDSVANTVYTFVDRQKTAEAHIIDSTDTALAELYAHIQSLPESSKKKKLVSKFNHQNRYGTPVQRSSGGSAGGGGSVGPKYPRSFGDSIKRHIFHKSLMSRTPKRSATAGGTQTPTLFQRVLFQSPASVISSPCSTNSPALRRNSSSRSSSSSSSTISTPSAKQQSLRVSSVPSSSRTASNGTATEPSQPKKDLKRQSSEGTATMTSTAPTTADESEQERKRSRVEDHTGSDRPRSTVVRFATANDAEECGHEVLAAPEDDEDFVEQEDDDIGSDRADDEDDDDGEEDSLDDPAEDHAFADEEDFSSDELLPGRMHSDTEDERYGSSLGESRSRYRSEPNLSAIVWNRGHFGKQPSGGLSSVLVEAELDSQDGGVLGRDSRSGKIDRSSPVAITPGGSSTKQRRNINFFKNKLIKGVSMGNLRFPFGSDSKSSKKNGDAKGERPRASSTSIGSSAGGGGMFSDRDWMSTLSKVNLGENHLPLQQQGSTTQAGWPGCYLTSTPGPSVALANGRNSMSPITKSTQRMPKSMQESIMTPRSRKPVMMLAALHGNDQQHQLSSTTCASFSSLREEDEESDPEPMIEPASLLLPAGPRPPTQLDQNIIKLINDTGLPPIADEVGLPPLPIVANQQPMQGATLTSSFRDYLLSRSVMPESPTDLSFASQSDDFESSSEILERSESKMSESLLHVLDGNVPPVETEEEGQRTVQPAPAVVNSKPIGELDETDL